The Candidatus Hinthialibacter antarcticus genome contains a region encoding:
- a CDS encoding putative quinol monooxygenase translates to MFVVVVEFESKAGCEAPLLDAVKTQAKNSIEREVECLQFDVCIEPDHPNKIFLYEVYANESAFQAHTKTNHFAAFDQTVQPWIESKTVRILSRIQNGENG, encoded by the coding sequence ATGTTTGTTGTTGTCGTTGAATTTGAAAGCAAAGCAGGATGTGAAGCGCCGTTGCTTGATGCGGTCAAGACGCAAGCGAAAAATTCAATCGAGCGTGAGGTTGAATGCTTGCAATTTGACGTCTGCATTGAACCCGATCATCCCAACAAAATATTTTTGTATGAAGTCTATGCAAATGAGTCAGCGTTTCAGGCGCATACCAAAACCAACCACTTCGCTGCATTCGACCAGACCGTTCAGCCGTGGATTGAATCAAAAACCGTACGGATTTTGTCGCGCATCCAAAATGGAGAAAACGGATAA
- a CDS encoding GH1 family beta-glucosidase, protein MKQFPDNFTWGAATSCYQIEGAWQEGGKGPSVWDGFVHTPGKTLNGETGDVAADHYHRWREDVALMAQMGLKAYRFSISWPRIQPTGRGDANREGIKFYSDLIDALLEHNITPWATLHHWDMPLALQMECDGWLNPDSAKYFAEYAAICFEHLGDRVKHWITLNEPWCTAILGFGQGVFAPGRISNTEPYIVAHNLLRAHAYSADIYRSRFQDAQKGVIGIANNCDWREPKTGSDQDQAAAQRALEFFLGWFADPLYFGDYPEVMRERVGERLPQFTDEDRDKVKGSTDYFGLNHYTTLYAEHAELDQLNTLDAESNGGLLEDQCVNMCADPSWKTTDMGWAIVPWGCRKLLEWTDQRYGKPEIYLTENGCAAPDTVINGAFDDQARIDFLNGYLNECHAAIEKGVNLKGYFVWSLMDNFEWALGYSKRFGMIHIDYNTLARTPKASAEWYRKVIQNNGV, encoded by the coding sequence GTGAAACAATTTCCCGACAATTTCACCTGGGGCGCGGCGACCTCCTGTTATCAAATCGAAGGCGCTTGGCAGGAAGGCGGCAAAGGCCCCTCGGTGTGGGACGGTTTTGTCCATACGCCCGGCAAGACGCTCAACGGCGAGACCGGCGACGTCGCCGCCGACCACTACCACCGTTGGCGTGAAGACGTCGCGCTGATGGCGCAGATGGGTCTCAAAGCCTACCGCTTTTCCATCTCCTGGCCGCGCATCCAACCCACCGGACGCGGCGACGCCAATCGTGAAGGCATCAAGTTTTATTCGGACTTAATTGACGCGCTACTCGAACACAACATCACGCCGTGGGCGACCCTGCATCATTGGGACATGCCGCTGGCGCTGCAAATGGAATGCGACGGCTGGCTGAATCCCGACTCGGCGAAATACTTTGCTGAATACGCGGCAATCTGCTTTGAGCATCTTGGCGACCGCGTCAAACATTGGATCACCCTCAACGAACCTTGGTGCACAGCCATTCTCGGTTTTGGACAGGGCGTATTCGCACCGGGACGCATATCAAACACTGAACCCTACATCGTCGCGCATAATCTCTTGCGGGCGCACGCCTATAGCGCCGATATTTATCGCTCACGTTTCCAAGATGCGCAGAAAGGCGTCATCGGCATCGCCAACAATTGCGACTGGCGCGAACCGAAGACTGGTTCCGATCAAGACCAGGCCGCAGCGCAACGGGCGCTTGAGTTTTTCCTTGGCTGGTTCGCCGACCCGTTATACTTCGGCGACTATCCAGAAGTCATGCGCGAGCGGGTCGGCGAACGCCTGCCGCAATTCACGGACGAAGACCGCGACAAGGTCAAAGGTTCCACCGATTATTTCGGCCTCAACCACTACACCACCCTCTACGCTGAACACGCCGAACTCGACCAACTCAATACGTTAGACGCGGAAAGCAACGGTGGGCTGCTCGAAGACCAATGCGTCAATATGTGCGCCGATCCATCCTGGAAAACCACTGACATGGGCTGGGCGATTGTTCCCTGGGGCTGCCGCAAGTTGCTCGAATGGACCGACCAGCGTTATGGCAAGCCGGAAATCTATCTCACCGAAAATGGCTGCGCGGCGCCGGATACAGTCATCAATGGCGCATTTGACGATCAGGCTCGCATTGATTTTCTCAACGGATATTTAAACGAGTGCCATGCGGCTATCGAAAAAGGCGTCAACCTGAAGGGATATTTCGTCTGGTCGCTGATGGACAACTTCGAATGGGCGCTAGGCTATTCAAAGCGCTTTGGTATGATCCACATCGATTACAACACGCTGGCGCGAACGCCCAAAGCCTCGGCGGAGTGGTACCGAAAAGTAATTCAGAATAACGGAGTTTAA
- a CDS encoding cellulase family glycosylhydrolase: MKRFLFFVCITFSLSASADFEHFITRDGDKLMDGVREFRFISFNIPNLHYVEDDLRFDRKMPFRFPDDYEINDALQSIEQMGGQVVRTYTLPVYKPSEPAGTPKYVLGPGQFNEEAFKTLDRVLAAANQNNIRLIIPIVNNFQWWGGAVDYAAFRGKQKDDFWTDPQLIEDYKQTVHFLLTRVNTVTGVAYKDDKAILAWETGNETQCPHSWTKQITAYMKSLDSNHLVCDGFYTSVLRDDSINDPNVDIVQTHHYEIDARDMIDHIRQSANMARGKKPYMLGEFGFISTKATRAVLDATIDEGLSGALIWSLRHHHREGGFFWHSEPSGGDFFKAYHWPGFQSGEIYDEKNLMAMVREKAFAIQDLKLPSLQTPQPPRLLPIQQPSAISWRGSVGAEGYDIERAQSKRGPWTVIAQNVSDAKLQYRPLYNDNSTTIGEQYLYRVRARNAAGISLPSNIVGPVEATHHIFIDEFQNESLLFYKKGKTYLAQNEARRHKEDIHRLHGEDGAWILYKTDAPMIGYAIYVFLNDDESGLMMSISQDGRAFQPVQPQRIDYSSEEGEYGYLDPVLYTSSIDAQYLKIEFKGNVALSRVEIGYAK; the protein is encoded by the coding sequence ATGAAACGCTTCTTGTTCTTCGTCTGCATCACCTTTTCGCTCAGCGCATCGGCTGACTTTGAGCATTTCATCACCCGCGACGGCGACAAACTCATGGACGGCGTCCGCGAGTTTCGATTCATTTCATTTAATATTCCCAATCTGCATTATGTTGAAGACGACCTGCGGTTTGACCGCAAAATGCCGTTCCGCTTCCCTGACGATTACGAAATCAATGACGCATTGCAAAGCATTGAGCAGATGGGCGGGCAGGTCGTCCGAACCTATACCCTGCCCGTCTACAAACCCAGCGAACCCGCAGGTACGCCCAAGTACGTCCTCGGCCCGGGCCAGTTTAATGAAGAAGCGTTTAAAACACTCGACCGCGTGTTAGCGGCTGCGAACCAAAATAACATTCGCCTCATCATCCCTATTGTCAACAATTTTCAATGGTGGGGCGGCGCGGTCGATTACGCAGCCTTTCGCGGCAAGCAAAAAGACGACTTTTGGACGGACCCGCAACTCATCGAAGACTACAAACAGACCGTGCATTTTTTACTGACGCGAGTGAATACCGTTACCGGCGTCGCCTACAAAGACGACAAGGCCATCCTGGCTTGGGAAACAGGCAACGAAACTCAGTGTCCCCATTCATGGACGAAACAAATTACCGCATACATGAAATCGCTCGATTCAAACCATCTGGTTTGCGATGGTTTTTATACTTCCGTGCTGCGCGATGATTCGATCAACGATCCGAATGTCGATATCGTCCAGACGCACCATTATGAAATTGACGCCCGCGACATGATCGACCATATTCGCCAGAGCGCAAACATGGCGCGCGGCAAAAAGCCTTACATGCTGGGCGAGTTCGGCTTCATCAGCACCAAAGCCACCCGCGCCGTGTTAGACGCAACCATAGATGAAGGCCTTTCAGGCGCTTTGATTTGGAGCCTGCGCCATCATCACCGCGAGGGCGGCTTCTTTTGGCATTCAGAACCGTCGGGCGGCGATTTTTTCAAAGCCTATCATTGGCCGGGGTTCCAAAGCGGCGAGATATATGATGAAAAAAATTTGATGGCGATGGTGAGAGAGAAGGCGTTTGCCATTCAGGATTTAAAATTGCCATCCCTCCAAACGCCTCAGCCTCCTCGCTTGCTGCCGATTCAACAACCGTCGGCGATCTCGTGGCGCGGGTCGGTCGGCGCGGAGGGATACGACATCGAACGCGCTCAATCAAAACGCGGCCCCTGGACGGTCATCGCGCAAAATGTGTCTGACGCAAAACTGCAATACCGTCCTCTGTACAATGATAACAGCACGACAATCGGCGAACAGTATCTCTATCGCGTTCGCGCGCGCAACGCCGCTGGGATTTCACTACCAAGCAACATTGTCGGCCCGGTCGAAGCAACCCATCACATCTTCATTGATGAATTTCAAAATGAATCGTTGTTGTTCTATAAGAAAGGCAAAACATATCTCGCCCAAAATGAAGCGCGGCGCCACAAAGAAGATATCCACCGGCTGCACGGCGAAGACGGCGCCTGGATTCTTTACAAGACGGACGCGCCGATGATTGGTTATGCGATTTATGTGTTTCTCAATGATGATGAATCCGGGTTGATGATGTCTATTTCGCAAGACGGACGCGCCTTTCAACCCGTCCAACCCCAGCGCATCGACTACAGCAGCGAAGAAGGCGAATACGGCTATCTTGACCCCGTGCTGTATACATCATCTATTGATGCGCAATATTTGAAAATTGAATTCAAAGGCAATGTCGCGTTATCGCGGGTAGAAATCGGTTATGCCAAATGA
- a CDS encoding uroporphyrinogen decarboxylase family protein, producing MNSRERILSALHHTEADRIPVDFSSHRSSGISAIAYRKLRKHLGLPEKPVRVYDLIQQLALVDDDVLDWFGTDAVELGRAFAMDGSIWADWTLPDGSPCLVPNWRIPQREDDAWVIYSDSGRPIGRMPDGALYFEQCYYPYHQDDQGDLAIGFQDNMWAAAPSPPGPMVEGAEGRKRLRETAKQFRQSTDRAIVALFGGNLLETGQMMYRADTFFLLLAENPKQAHDFLDRLLELHLKNLSAFLDDVAPFVDIVLFGDDLGMQSGPQISPRMYREFFKPRHQQLWSRVKEKNLSVMLHCCGGVRPLLRDLIDAGLDAINPVQVSCNGMGLRELKKDFGNDLCFWGGGCDTQRILPNAKPQEIREHVLNAIEIMQPGGGFVFQQVHNILADSPPDHIAAMVDALHEANAK from the coding sequence ATGAATTCACGTGAACGAATTCTATCAGCATTGCATCATACCGAAGCCGACCGGATTCCCGTCGATTTTTCTTCGCACCGTTCGTCAGGCATCAGCGCCATTGCGTATCGGAAATTACGTAAACATCTCGGCCTGCCAGAGAAACCAGTTCGCGTATACGACTTGATTCAACAACTGGCGCTGGTCGATGATGACGTGCTCGACTGGTTTGGAACCGACGCGGTTGAGTTAGGCCGCGCCTTCGCGATGGACGGTTCGATCTGGGCGGACTGGACGCTGCCGGACGGCTCGCCCTGTCTCGTCCCCAACTGGCGCATTCCACAGCGGGAAGACGACGCCTGGGTAATCTATTCAGATAGCGGGCGGCCAATTGGCCGAATGCCCGACGGCGCGTTGTACTTTGAACAGTGTTATTACCCCTATCACCAAGACGACCAAGGCGATCTTGCGATAGGCTTTCAGGACAACATGTGGGCGGCGGCCCCGTCTCCGCCCGGGCCAATGGTAGAGGGCGCAGAAGGACGAAAGCGGTTGCGTGAAACGGCGAAACAATTTCGCCAATCAACCGACCGCGCCATCGTCGCCTTGTTTGGAGGCAACCTGCTCGAGACCGGACAAATGATGTACCGCGCGGATACGTTCTTCCTGTTGCTGGCGGAAAATCCAAAACAGGCGCATGATTTTCTTGACCGTCTGCTGGAACTGCATTTGAAAAATTTATCGGCGTTTCTTGACGACGTTGCGCCCTTTGTCGACATTGTCTTGTTCGGCGACGACCTCGGGATGCAAAGCGGCCCGCAGATTTCTCCACGAATGTACCGTGAGTTTTTTAAGCCGCGTCATCAACAATTATGGTCGCGCGTTAAAGAGAAAAATTTATCGGTCATGCTGCATTGCTGCGGCGGGGTGCGTCCTTTATTGCGCGATTTGATCGATGCGGGTTTAGATGCGATTAATCCTGTTCAAGTCAGCTGCAACGGCATGGGCTTACGCGAATTAAAAAAAGATTTTGGAAATGATCTCTGCTTTTGGGGCGGCGGCTGCGACACCCAGCGCATCCTGCCAAACGCGAAGCCGCAAGAAATACGCGAGCACGTTCTCAACGCCATCGAGATCATGCAGCCCGGCGGCGGGTTTGTCTTTCAGCAGGTGCATAACATCCTGGCGGATTCACCGCCTGACCATATCGCCGCCATGGTAGACGCTCTGCATGAGGCCAATGCAAAATAA
- a CDS encoding glycosidase, whose translation MKEAKFKKTLKLLIAEHEELIKRKNEIQRSGPRIFVRYKYPVLTAAHAPLHWRYDFNYESNPYCMERMGINSAFNAGAIEFDGKMCVMARVEGYDRKSFFALAESKNGVDRFRFWDEPIEIPEIDERETNTYDMRLVQHEDGWIYGMFCSERHHETQPGNLSAAIASCGLARTKDLKNWERLPNLKTEADQQRNVVLHPEFIDGKYAFYTRPLRDFAATGSGEGVGWGLCDSMGNPVIENETIFHGGAYHTIKEGKNGQGPAPIKTPEGWLHLMHGVRDTAAGMRYVLYLLLTDLNDPTKVLKEPGGYLLAPEGEERVGDVSNVAFSNGWIARENGEVFMYYGSSDTRLHVAVSTVDRLLDYSFNTPEDGLRTFVCVQQRKRLIESNRKIMKELGL comes from the coding sequence ATGAAAGAAGCCAAATTCAAAAAGACGCTTAAATTATTAATTGCAGAACACGAAGAATTAATCAAACGCAAAAACGAAATCCAACGTAGCGGCCCGCGTATTTTTGTTCGATACAAATATCCGGTGTTGACCGCCGCCCACGCGCCGCTGCATTGGCGCTACGACTTCAATTACGAATCCAATCCCTACTGTATGGAACGCATGGGGATCAACAGCGCGTTCAATGCAGGCGCGATTGAATTCGACGGCAAGATGTGCGTGATGGCGCGGGTTGAAGGCTACGACCGCAAGTCGTTTTTCGCGCTTGCCGAAAGCAAAAACGGCGTTGACCGCTTTCGCTTTTGGGACGAGCCGATTGAGATTCCAGAGATCGACGAACGCGAAACCAACACCTACGACATGCGGCTGGTTCAACATGAAGACGGCTGGATTTACGGCATGTTCTGTTCGGAACGCCACCATGAAACCCAGCCCGGCAACCTCTCCGCCGCCATCGCCAGTTGCGGCCTGGCCCGCACCAAGGACTTGAAGAATTGGGAGCGCTTGCCCAATCTAAAAACCGAGGCCGACCAACAGCGCAACGTCGTACTGCACCCCGAATTCATTGACGGCAAGTACGCTTTCTATACCCGCCCATTGCGCGATTTCGCCGCGACCGGCTCCGGCGAAGGCGTAGGCTGGGGTTTGTGCGATAGCATGGGAAACCCTGTCATCGAAAATGAAACCATCTTTCACGGAGGCGCCTATCACACCATCAAAGAAGGCAAAAACGGCCAAGGCCCCGCGCCCATCAAGACGCCGGAAGGCTGGCTGCATCTCATGCACGGCGTACGCGACACGGCGGCGGGAATGCGCTATGTGTTGTATCTATTATTGACTGATTTGAATGACCCCACCAAAGTGCTCAAAGAACCGGGCGGCTATCTGCTTGCGCCCGAAGGCGAAGAGCGCGTCGGCGACGTGTCGAACGTCGCGTTCTCGAACGGGTGGATCGCCCGCGAAAACGGCGAGGTGTTTATGTATTACGGTTCGTCCGACACTCGACTGCACGTCGCGGTCAGCACGGTAGACCGGCTGCTGGATTACTCCTTCAATACACCGGAAGACGGGTTGCGTACATTTGTTTGCGTTCAGCAACGGAAACGCCTAATTGAATCCAATCGAAAAATCATGAAGGAACTCGGCCTGTGA
- a CDS encoding AGE family epimerase/isomerase translates to MPNEMLKALSKRIESELNGNIIPFWRDRVIDFQRGGFIGRMTSDGVIDAEAPRGLILNARLLWSYSATYRFNFNPALLELAERAYETLDRHFWDHAYGGCVWLTDAAGAVLDDKKKCYGQAFYLYALAEYYAVTKNAAALDRAFEQVEWIERCFYDPAYGGYFEVCNRDGSLADNSRLSERDLDAKKSMNNHLHLLEAYSNLFRITGDAFIETQLRALIDLFTQRIIDQNSYHMVPFFDEAWTPASSAYTFGHDIEASWLLWEAAEVLHDRPLRNALRPFVMDLAERTLTEGVSPQGGLYNEAEDGRIIDATYDWWPQAEAVVGFLNAYQISGDQRYAWAAWDAWDFIDRHFIDREHGDWHWRAALNGEVDSRYDKVCEWKSPYHSARACIEALRRIQGLLQKGAANERSQIQKDA, encoded by the coding sequence ATGCCAAATGAAATGCTGAAAGCACTCAGCAAGCGGATCGAGTCTGAACTGAATGGCAATATCATTCCCTTTTGGCGCGACCGCGTGATTGATTTTCAGCGCGGCGGGTTCATCGGGCGAATGACAAGCGACGGCGTGATTGACGCCGAGGCGCCCAGAGGGCTGATCCTTAATGCGCGCTTACTGTGGTCATACAGCGCGACATATCGTTTCAATTTCAATCCCGCATTGTTGGAACTCGCCGAACGCGCTTATGAGACGCTGGATCGCCATTTCTGGGACCACGCCTACGGCGGATGCGTCTGGTTGACGGACGCTGCGGGCGCTGTGTTGGATGACAAGAAAAAGTGCTACGGTCAGGCGTTCTATCTCTATGCGCTTGCGGAATATTATGCCGTCACAAAAAACGCCGCTGCACTCGACCGCGCTTTTGAACAAGTCGAATGGATCGAGCGTTGCTTTTATGATCCTGCTTACGGCGGTTACTTCGAAGTCTGCAACCGCGACGGTTCGCTAGCGGACAACTCACGCCTCAGCGAACGCGACCTCGACGCGAAAAAGTCGATGAACAACCACCTGCACTTGCTCGAAGCCTACTCAAACCTATTTCGCATCACAGGCGACGCATTCATCGAAACGCAATTACGCGCATTGATTGATCTTTTCACTCAGCGCATTATCGACCAAAATTCTTACCACATGGTTCCATTTTTTGATGAAGCATGGACGCCCGCTTCGTCGGCGTATACCTTCGGACACGACATCGAAGCCAGTTGGCTGCTTTGGGAAGCTGCAGAGGTTTTGCATGACAGACCGCTGCGAAATGCGCTTCGCCCGTTCGTGATGGACCTTGCAGAGCGCACCCTCACAGAAGGCGTCAGCCCGCAAGGCGGCCTCTATAATGAAGCTGAGGACGGGCGCATCATCGACGCGACGTATGATTGGTGGCCTCAAGCGGAAGCCGTGGTCGGATTTTTAAATGCGTATCAAATCAGCGGCGACCAACGCTACGCCTGGGCGGCGTGGGACGCCTGGGATTTTATCGACCGCCATTTCATCGACCGTGAGCATGGCGACTGGCATTGGCGCGCCGCGCTGAACGGCGAAGTTGACTCGCGCTACGATAAGGTATGCGAATGGAAAAGCCCCTACCACAGCGCCCGCGCCTGCATCGAAGCGCTGCGCCGCATTCAAGGATTACTCCAAAAAGGAGCCGCAAATGAAAGAAGCCAAATTCAAAAAGACGCTTAA